From a single Arachis hypogaea cultivar Tifrunner chromosome 3, arahy.Tifrunner.gnm2.J5K5, whole genome shotgun sequence genomic region:
- the LOC112774065 gene encoding uncharacterized protein gives MKGKLKKNMQKVIMLVMKLKGNLMRLNVMRCDNNKHQDFQLLALEKENKSRDYNLFFPPAATHGAQPTIKSVLQSKEIVEKYDTAIARWMMDASVLFNAVNSAYYQSIIDAIANMGAGYKWPNYGRVHGYLLSKLVEDVKKMIEDYRKTDDALFKLLRDVLFVGSENVVHVVMDNATNYVAAGRLLESKFPILYWYPCATYCVNLMLQDIGKLQEFTGGREILHPAPTRFATNFIALQSILAQKDALRAMLTEPFVRVLHIVDSEDRAAMGFLYQAMYKAREEMVKRFQKRKRVVDPYFKILDSRWDSQLKRNLYATSYWLNLAFRFNSTEFDKHKQTTSNLLDVIERYDYSDADLNTKLTSETRIFKNAEGDFGSQNRMRKQSYDQICLDAFEDHLEWIIEDSPPFLTPEEVDALRNDLANMSLQSALDDLDQLNLEDDRDDDEANNNSVKNANQNETNQHVAPDLLDEERYLDFEITPWI, from the exons ATgaaaggaaaactcaagaagaaTATGCAGAAAGTTATAATGCTTGTGATGAAGTTGAAAGGGAATTTGATGAGATTGAACGTAATGAGATGCGACAACAACAAACATCAAGACTTCCAGCTCCTagctctagaaaaggaaaacaagTCAAGGGATTACAATCTTTTTTTTCCACCGGCAGCAACACATGGAGCTCAACCAACTATCAAAAGTGTTCTCCAAAGCAAAGAAATTGTGGAGAAGTATGATACTGCTATTGCAAGATGGATGATGGATGCCTCTGTGCTATTTAATGCGGTTAATTCAGCCTATTATCAATCGATAATCGATGCGATTGCAAACATGGGTGCAGGGTATAAATGGCCAAATTATGGAAGAGTTCATGGATATTTGTTGAGTAAATTGGTTGAAGATGTAAAGAAGATGATTGAAGATTATCGT AAAACTGATGATGCTTTGTTTAAGTTGCTTAGGGATGTATTATTTGTTGGTTCTGAGAATGTTGTACATGTAGTGATGGATAATGCTACAAATTACGTTGCTGCTGGAAGGTTGTTGGAATCGAAGTTTCCTATATTGTATTGGTATCCTTGTGCAACATATTGTGTTAATCTGATGTTGCAGGATATTGGAAAGTTACAGGAA TTCACAGGCGGACGAGAAATACTTCATCCAGCTCCAACTCGATTTGCCACTAATTTCATTGCTTTGCAAAGTATTTTGGCTCAAAAGGATGCTTTGAGAGCTATG CTTACTGAGCCATTTGTTCGTGTATTGCATATTGTGGATAGTGAAGATAGAGCTGCAATGGGTTTCCTTTATCAAGCTATGTATAAGGCTAGGGAAGAGATGGTAAAGAGGTTTCAAAAAAGAAAGAGGGTTGTTGATccttattttaagattttagattCACGTTGGGATTCACAACTTAAAAGAAACCTTTATGCTACTAGTTATTGGTTAAATCTAGCTTTTCGATTTAATTCTACAGAATTTGACAAGCACAAGCAAACAACTTCTAACCTACTAGATGTCATTGAGAGATATGATTACAGTGATGCTGATTTGAATACTAAATTGACAAGTGAGACGAGAATCTTTAAGAATGCTGAAGGAGACTTTGGAAGCCA GAACCGAATGAGAAAGCAAAGTTATGATCAAATTTGTCTTGATGCATTTGAGGATCATTTGGAATGGATAATAGAAGATTCACCACCATTTTTAACTCCTGAAGAAGTTGATGCTTTACGAAATGATCTTGCAAATATGTCTCTTCAATCAGCTTTAGATGATTTGG ATCAATTGAATCTGGAAGATGATCGAGATGATGATGAAGCTAATAATAATTCTGTGAAAAATGCAAATCAGAATGAAACCAATCAGCATGTAGCTCCAGATTTGTTAGATGAAGAAAGATATCTAGACTTTGAAATTACTCCTTGGATATAA